From Denitrovibrio acetiphilus DSM 12809, the proteins below share one genomic window:
- a CDS encoding chemotaxis protein CheW has protein sequence MSDNTLETESIYVSFGVGAETYGIGIEDVRQIIRVPKITRVPKMPDYVLGMTNLRGEVLPLVDLSMRLGYKHPCVHGEDTRVIVVDKQGILTGLIVESVNEVKSTEMHDIDKFPDILNAGVDKKYISGILKVGKGEDVSIIQLINTDEIIDIDSAGKYLEQNSALIKKEKKEDVVAGAIDEKRFISFNIKEQEYAIEIHKINEIIWMPEVTSVPGLPSYVLGIFSLRGEVIPLLSLHSRFGMTLNRDDETTRVVIVDIGNVMVAFAADKVNAVVSVDESLIELPPKVYEDQEGSEVSAVLKLEDGKRLVMALEPENLVDDAELEALKSVAEQSKGGTHMNYDVTNTADEEKQIVTFQIENEHYGIYIQKVQEINRYTNVTKIPKTPKFVEGIINLRGEVIPLIDLRSRFELETKPRDEFTRVIIINLQNMKVGFVVDWVDEVLRIRQEDIDPVPPVLGAAVNSEFIEGVINFDKNEKMILLLDVEELFSRAEIKKLENLQEG, from the coding sequence ATGTCTGACAATACGTTAGAAACAGAGAGTATATACGTTTCCTTCGGTGTGGGGGCGGAAACATACGGCATAGGTATAGAGGATGTCCGTCAGATAATACGTGTGCCTAAGATAACCCGTGTCCCGAAAATGCCTGACTATGTTCTTGGTATGACAAACCTTCGTGGAGAGGTGCTCCCGCTGGTGGATCTTTCTATGAGGCTTGGCTACAAACACCCCTGTGTGCACGGGGAAGATACCCGTGTGATCGTCGTGGATAAACAGGGGATACTCACAGGACTCATCGTTGAGTCTGTGAATGAAGTCAAGTCCACTGAGATGCATGATATTGATAAGTTCCCTGACATACTGAATGCCGGCGTGGATAAGAAATATATCTCCGGCATACTGAAAGTCGGAAAGGGTGAAGACGTTTCCATAATACAATTGATAAATACAGATGAAATTATAGATATCGACTCGGCAGGTAAATACCTCGAACAGAACAGTGCGCTTATTAAAAAAGAGAAGAAAGAAGATGTTGTTGCGGGGGCTATTGACGAGAAACGTTTTATAAGTTTCAACATTAAAGAGCAGGAATATGCCATCGAGATCCATAAGATAAACGAGATCATATGGATGCCTGAGGTTACTTCTGTGCCCGGTCTCCCCTCTTATGTACTCGGGATTTTCTCTCTGCGCGGTGAGGTTATCCCTCTTTTGTCTCTTCACAGCAGGTTTGGTATGACCCTTAACAGGGATGACGAGACGACCCGTGTTGTCATAGTGGATATCGGCAATGTGATGGTTGCCTTTGCCGCGGATAAAGTTAATGCCGTTGTAAGTGTTGATGAAAGCCTTATCGAACTCCCTCCGAAAGTCTATGAAGATCAGGAAGGTTCAGAGGTCTCTGCGGTTTTGAAGCTTGAAGACGGCAAAAGGCTTGTGATGGCTCTGGAGCCGGAGAACCTTGTGGATGATGCAGAGCTGGAGGCACTGAAAAGTGTTGCTGAGCAGTCGAAAGGGGGGACACATATGAACTATGATGTTACTAATACTGCTGATGAAGAGAAGCAGATCGTTACATTTCAGATAGAGAATGAACACTATGGGATATACATCCAGAAGGTTCAGGAGATAAACAGGTACACCAACGTTACTAAGATACCTAAAACTCCGAAATTTGTTGAGGGGATAATTAATCTTCGGGGAGAAGTGATCCCGCTGATAGATCTGCGCTCGCGTTTTGAGCTGGAGACTAAACCGAGGGACGAATTCACCCGCGTGATAATAATAAACCTCCAAAATATGAAAGTTGGGTTTGTTGTTGACTGGGTTGATGAAGTGCTTCGCATAAGGCAGGAAGACATTGACCCTGTTCCGCCTGTTCTCGGTGCTGCTGTGAATTCTGAGTTTATTGAAGGTGTGATAAATTTTGATAAGAATGAAAAAATGATTCTTTTGCTGGATGTGGAAGAGCTTTTTTCCAGAGCCGAAATTAAAAAACTGGAGAATTTGCAGGAAGGATGA
- a CDS encoding CheR family methyltransferase: MHINSDDFNDLTAFIYKKSGIKFETKKMYFINKRVARRLEEMHMDDLRDYLRYLKFKDDGTEMQELMNLLTVNETYFFREFNTLETFAEHCLQEITEAKIKRGDRSLRIWSAGCSTGEEPYTLAIIIREMLDNVDDWDVQIHAGDIDEVVLDKAETAMYDDRSIKDVPDAYLRKYFEVVRGRYLPVRQVRDMVTFEHLNLMDRMSMRTKRNYDFVFCRNVLIYFDDISRKQVVDHFYISLNQGGYIFLGHSESVGRITTAFKVKRFGSNVVYFKG; the protein is encoded by the coding sequence ATGCACATAAATTCAGACGATTTTAATGATCTGACAGCGTTTATTTACAAAAAGTCAGGGATAAAGTTTGAAACAAAGAAGATGTATTTCATTAACAAGCGTGTCGCCAGACGTCTCGAAGAGATGCACATGGATGACCTGCGGGATTATCTGCGTTATCTGAAATTTAAAGATGACGGTACTGAAATGCAGGAACTTATGAATCTGCTGACAGTTAATGAAACATATTTTTTTCGTGAGTTTAATACTCTTGAAACTTTTGCAGAGCATTGTCTGCAGGAGATAACAGAGGCGAAGATAAAACGAGGTGACAGATCCCTTCGTATATGGTCTGCCGGCTGTTCCACAGGTGAAGAGCCCTATACCCTCGCGATCATAATCAGAGAGATGCTTGATAATGTGGATGACTGGGATGTACAGATACATGCTGGGGATATTGACGAGGTTGTTCTGGATAAGGCAGAAACGGCAATGTATGACGACAGGAGTATTAAAGACGTTCCTGATGCCTATCTTAGAAAATATTTTGAAGTGGTTCGTGGGCGCTATCTCCCTGTGAGACAGGTGAGGGATATGGTTACTTTCGAGCATCTGAACCTTATGGACAGGATGTCTATGAGAACAAAAAGAAATTACGACTTTGTATTTTGCAGAAACGTTTTGATATACTTTGATGATATATCCAGAAAGCAGGTAGTAGACCATTTTTATATATCGCTGAATCAGGGCGGATATATCTTTCTGGGACACAGTGAGTCTGTCGGGCGCATAACCACCGCCTTTAAAGTGAAACGTTTCGGTTCAAATGTGGTTTATTTCAAGGGGTAA
- a CDS encoding Hsp70 family protein, which produces MKYPVGIDFGTTNSMIAVYKEGSGIEVISSDSGKRFLPSVVYFKNASEAVTGDNARSMQLLESENTISNVKRYMGTDKIFDLYGREYTPPELAALFFRKLKTLYSDYTGEKDAEAVVTVPAYFDHLQREAVRASAEAAGFDVLSLLNEPTAAALYYNNIGKKEDELCLVFDLGGGTLDISLIQIKEDCLKVVATGGSTQIGGFDFDVAVADYFNNEFAKINEIDLRSDPIAFQQLLFQAEKAKMELSSLNETNLVIPYITITPKGPLHFKQTIDRELFTKITKHITDKIRKLVSDMLELNGINTKDISRVLPVGGASRICNVRSLVAEMFGDALSKDINPEEAVVSGAAVNAAMQTGVVTDKKFFDVTSHNMGIEDDNGDFEIIMKKNEPYPVEFSTRFKTTDNNLDKVTIHALQDMAGSALNISDSPADDPEYFVSLGKFDFKIDKNEEENLIDIGFAIDVSGIVSVWTKDVKTGAEHDFTLKAEIDSEKIKDIKIY; this is translated from the coding sequence ATGAAATACCCTGTTGGTATAGATTTTGGCACAACGAACTCAATGATTGCTGTTTATAAGGAAGGTTCAGGCATTGAGGTGATATCCTCTGACAGCGGAAAGAGGTTCCTCCCTTCTGTTGTGTACTTTAAGAATGCTTCCGAAGCTGTTACAGGGGACAATGCCCGCAGTATGCAGCTGCTGGAGTCAGAAAACACTATCTCTAATGTTAAGAGATATATGGGCACTGATAAAATTTTTGATCTTTATGGGAGAGAATACACCCCACCGGAGCTTGCGGCTCTCTTTTTCAGAAAGCTTAAAACTCTGTACAGTGATTATACAGGGGAGAAGGATGCGGAGGCTGTGGTGACAGTACCGGCATACTTTGACCACCTGCAACGGGAGGCGGTTCGTGCTTCTGCTGAGGCGGCAGGTTTTGATGTTTTATCCCTGCTGAATGAGCCCACTGCGGCAGCTCTTTACTATAATAATATAGGCAAAAAAGAGGATGAGCTCTGTCTTGTATTCGACCTTGGCGGAGGGACTCTTGATATCAGCCTTATACAGATTAAAGAAGATTGCCTGAAGGTTGTCGCTACAGGCGGTTCAACTCAGATAGGCGGTTTTGACTTTGATGTTGCTGTGGCAGACTACTTTAATAACGAATTTGCAAAAATCAACGAGATTGATCTGAGGAGCGACCCTATAGCTTTTCAGCAGCTTCTCTTTCAGGCAGAGAAAGCAAAAATGGAACTGTCCTCACTTAATGAAACAAATCTCGTGATACCATATATAACCATAACACCGAAGGGACCTCTTCACTTTAAACAGACTATAGACAGAGAACTTTTTACTAAGATTACAAAACATATAACTGATAAAATAAGAAAACTTGTTTCTGATATGCTGGAGTTAAACGGTATAAACACAAAAGATATCAGCCGTGTTCTCCCTGTGGGGGGCGCCAGCAGGATATGCAATGTCCGCTCTCTTGTTGCAGAGATGTTCGGTGATGCGTTAAGTAAGGATATTAATCCTGAAGAGGCTGTGGTGAGCGGTGCCGCAGTGAATGCCGCCATGCAGACGGGGGTTGTCACAGATAAAAAGTTTTTTGATGTAACAAGTCATAATATGGGTATAGAAGATGACAACGGTGATTTTGAAATCATAATGAAAAAGAATGAGCCCTACCCTGTGGAATTCTCGACCAGATTCAAGACCACAGACAACAATTTGGATAAAGTCACCATACACGCTCTTCAGGATATGGCCGGGTCAGCTTTGAATATTTCGGACAGCCCGGCAGATGACCCTGAATATTTTGTAAGTCTGGGCAAGTTTGATTTTAAAATAGATAAAAATGAAGAAGAAAACCTTATTGATATCGGTTTTGCTATAGATGTCAGCGGTATCGTCAGTGTCTGGACTAAAGATGTTAAGACAGGTGCAGAGCACGACTTTACGCTAAAGGCAGAGATAGATTCGGAAAAGATTAAAGACATTAAGATATACTAA
- a CDS encoding D-glycero-alpha-D-manno-heptose-1,7-bisphosphate 7-phosphatase: MLKILFLDRDGIINVDKGYIHKPEDIELVDGLELFLKTAENMGYKLIVVTNQAGIARGFYTDNDVKNLHKHMYDTLAARGINITDFLFCPHHPDFTGECSCRKPAPGMLLLARDKYNVDMGKSIMIGDKRSDVLAGRNAGIGTCILVSSRYQSEKTAEADYFAKNLSDATEFIKKLNKN, encoded by the coding sequence ATGCTCAAAATACTATTTCTGGACAGAGACGGTATCATAAATGTCGACAAAGGGTATATACACAAACCGGAAGACATTGAACTGGTGGACGGATTAGAGCTGTTTCTCAAAACGGCAGAAAATATGGGTTACAAACTTATTGTAGTGACTAATCAGGCAGGCATAGCAAGAGGCTTTTATACTGACAATGACGTAAAAAACCTGCACAAACACATGTATGATACCTTAGCTGCCAGAGGCATAAACATTACAGATTTTCTCTTCTGCCCTCACCACCCCGACTTTACAGGGGAATGCTCATGCAGAAAACCAGCCCCAGGGATGCTGCTGCTTGCCCGGGATAAATATAATGTCGACATGGGTAAATCTATAATGATCGGCGATAAACGCTCTGATGTGCTCGCCGGACGAAATGCCGGTATAGGCACATGTATACTTGTTTCAAGCCGCTATCAGTCAGAAAAAACAGCAGAAGCAGACTATTTCGCGAAGAATTTATCTGATGCAACTGAATTCATAAAAAAACTAAATAAGAATTAA
- a CDS encoding HEAT repeat domain-containing protein, whose protein sequence is MEREGLLAVLSGDDETQRIYAVEDVIALKEEKLYPDIIAHLEKEQSRLVRELIVEGLKVLDISDYFKEISRYFESTDAYVRNCIIEIFGSKGEEAVAFLTSIMDHENKEVRKLILDSLVATSSKYSIPALRAALRDKAPNVMITAIEYLGKIYDEESLNDVMEIFETSTEPMVRSACLETLTIMGSPDNVDRVLAVLGAGGMDSFYKPSVIRLAGEKGGSRHLEFLLSFLNNKNTMYFREISNGILKIISRENIHRLDEIHTKFMLNNLKNLNGYAEERLTFLYIVSKLDISSKESLYEELAADDSEDIALTALEHLADIDRPRAVKMIEKKLKLADGEHSRTLTALLESIKG, encoded by the coding sequence GTGGAAAGAGAAGGACTGCTCGCAGTTTTAAGTGGTGATGATGAAACACAGCGTATATATGCTGTTGAGGATGTGATCGCTCTCAAGGAAGAAAAACTCTACCCTGACATTATTGCTCACCTTGAGAAAGAGCAGAGCAGGCTTGTCCGTGAGCTTATTGTAGAGGGGCTTAAAGTGCTTGATATCTCCGACTATTTTAAAGAGATATCCAGATATTTTGAATCTACTGATGCTTATGTGAGAAACTGTATAATCGAGATTTTCGGCTCAAAAGGTGAAGAGGCGGTTGCATTTCTTACTTCCATAATGGATCACGAAAATAAAGAAGTGAGAAAGCTGATTCTGGACAGCCTTGTTGCTACAAGCTCTAAATATTCTATCCCTGCCTTGCGTGCTGCGCTGCGTGATAAGGCGCCTAATGTTATGATTACAGCTATAGAATATCTCGGCAAAATATATGATGAAGAATCCCTTAATGATGTTATGGAGATATTTGAGACGAGCACAGAGCCTATGGTTCGTTCTGCTTGTTTGGAGACTTTAACCATTATGGGCAGCCCCGATAATGTTGACAGAGTTCTTGCTGTCCTCGGTGCCGGCGGGATGGACAGTTTTTATAAGCCCAGTGTGATAAGGCTTGCCGGAGAAAAAGGCGGCTCAAGACATCTGGAGTTCCTCCTTTCCTTTTTGAATAATAAAAACACTATGTATTTCAGAGAGATATCAAATGGGATACTCAAAATCATCTCAAGAGAGAACATACATAGATTGGATGAGATCCATACTAAATTCATGCTGAACAATCTGAAAAATCTGAACGGATACGCTGAAGAGCGGCTGACATTCTTATACATAGTTTCAAAGCTGGATATATCCAGCAAAGAGAGCCTTTATGAAGAACTTGCCGCAGACGACAGCGAGGACATCGCACTTACTGCGCTGGAGCATCTTGCGGATATAGACAGACCGAGAGCCGTTAAGATGATCGAAAAGAAGCTGAAGCTGGCAGACGGGGAACACAGCAGAACCCTGACAGCTCTGCTTGAAAGCATAAAGGGGTAA
- a CDS encoding ParA family protein → MASVVTFANKKGGSGKTSSVVNSGGVLGERGYKVLLVDLDPQAHLSFWSGVNTYNNYLSVYDALLGSCSGRDCLHKAEHGLYDVLPAATNFSMGLLRQLLDGDKPEGKLAKVLMEFKNEYDYILIDTPPTVAVLTLNALVAATHVMIPILLNFLAIEGLAQLTQSIYRINAGFNPDVRMTGIIANQYDIRSNHSKRVLKEIYENFGDDMVAPRIRNDIKIAEAPEYREPINVFAPRSRGNMDFNLLADFIEEKTAITGGEV, encoded by the coding sequence ATGGCATCAGTAGTTACATTTGCAAACAAAAAAGGGGGGAGCGGGAAAACTTCCTCTGTTGTGAACTCCGGCGGCGTTCTTGGTGAGCGTGGATATAAAGTGCTGCTTGTGGATCTTGACCCGCAGGCTCATCTTTCGTTCTGGTCTGGGGTGAACACTTATAACAACTACCTTTCTGTTTATGACGCACTGCTGGGGAGCTGTTCCGGCAGAGACTGTCTTCATAAGGCAGAGCACGGACTTTATGACGTGTTACCTGCTGCGACTAACTTTTCTATGGGGTTGCTCAGGCAGCTTTTAGATGGTGATAAACCGGAAGGGAAGCTTGCAAAGGTATTGATGGAATTTAAAAATGAATACGACTATATACTCATTGATACACCGCCCACAGTTGCTGTGCTCACGCTGAATGCTCTGGTTGCGGCAACACATGTCATGATACCTATTTTGCTTAATTTCCTCGCGATAGAAGGACTTGCCCAGCTTACTCAGAGTATTTACAGAATAAATGCAGGTTTTAATCCGGATGTGAGAATGACCGGTATTATCGCTAATCAATATGATATCCGTAGTAATCACTCAAAGCGGGTGTTGAAGGAGATATACGAAAACTTCGGAGACGATATGGTCGCTCCGAGGATCAGAAACGACATAAAAATAGCAGAAGCTCCGGAATACAGAGAGCCTATAAACGTTTTTGCTCCAAGGAGCAGGGGTAATATGGACTTTAATCTTCTTGCTGATTTTATAGAAGAGAAGACTGCCATAACTGGAGGGGAAGTATGA
- a CDS encoding protein-glutamate methylesterase/protein-glutamine glutaminase — MKKVRVLIVDDSALMRKKITEMLDTAFGVEVVGTARNGEDGVNKAVELKPDVITLDVNMPVMDGITALRIIIEKDICPVIMLSSLTQEGAATTFEAMELGAFDFVAKPSGTVSRDIDIVRRELVRKVKAAAGIGLSRLTRRIEMEDLGEDEKVVDEMELAPVDSAGFKAVCMGISTGGPKTIFDVIPRIPSDINAALFLVQHMPVGFTESFSQRLNKASRIYVKEAAAGDIVTPGVCYVGKAGCHMTLYRKHNGITTLRLGQTPEHAFIPSVDIMMDSVAEVFKKHTLGVLMTGMGDDGAKSMCGIKRSGGFTIAESEETAIVYGMPREAVERGCADMVLPSNKIADEITRRISRGW; from the coding sequence ATGAAAAAAGTAAGAGTGCTTATAGTTGATGATTCTGCTCTGATGCGGAAGAAGATCACAGAGATGCTGGACACCGCATTTGGTGTTGAAGTTGTGGGGACAGCCAGAAACGGGGAGGACGGAGTCAACAAAGCTGTTGAGCTTAAACCCGATGTTATAACTCTGGATGTAAACATGCCTGTCATGGACGGAATCACGGCGTTAAGGATCATAATAGAAAAAGATATATGCCCCGTTATTATGCTGAGTTCTCTTACACAGGAGGGGGCAGCCACAACATTTGAGGCGATGGAGCTAGGTGCTTTTGACTTTGTTGCAAAACCGAGCGGCACCGTTTCCAGAGATATAGATATTGTCCGCAGGGAGCTTGTGCGTAAAGTCAAGGCTGCTGCCGGAATCGGGCTTTCCAGGCTGACCAGACGAATCGAGATGGAAGACCTCGGTGAAGATGAGAAGGTTGTCGATGAGATGGAGCTTGCTCCTGTTGACAGTGCAGGTTTTAAAGCTGTCTGTATGGGGATATCAACGGGTGGTCCGAAGACTATTTTTGATGTTATACCAAGAATTCCATCAGATATTAATGCCGCTCTGTTCCTCGTTCAGCACATGCCTGTGGGGTTCACAGAGTCATTTTCCCAGAGACTGAACAAAGCATCGCGTATTTATGTTAAAGAGGCTGCCGCCGGAGATATTGTAACTCCGGGAGTGTGTTATGTCGGTAAAGCCGGGTGTCACATGACGCTCTACAGGAAGCACAACGGCATAACAACACTTAGGCTTGGGCAAACTCCTGAGCATGCTTTTATCCCCAGTGTAGACATCATGATGGATTCTGTTGCAGAAGTTTTTAAAAAGCATACCCTTGGCGTGCTGATGACAGGCATGGGGGATGACGGCGCAAAGTCCATGTGCGGTATAAAACGCTCGGGGGGCTTTACAATCGCTGAATCAGAAGAGACAGCTATAGTTTACGGAATGCCCAGAGAGGCAGTTGAGAGAGGTTGTGCGGACATGGTGCTGCCCAGCAATAAGATAGCAGACGAGATTACCAGAAGGATAAGCAGGGGATGGTGA
- a CDS encoding methyl-accepting chemotaxis protein yields MKKLAKPSSLEGRTGIVRKDGEDLLKRRDDSKRQVAEKARARTLAKQQTNAERLATASEEMASAIEQASSASGQLNASMDEVSAASSQASTSAEGIKNDTIALEIDAKNVLTTSIEYEKSTAELISRVGATVDAANDLKESVQSTTDKVEESTQLVDQLKEKADSIGQIVQVVTKIADQTNLLALNAAIEAARAGEHGKGFAVVADEVRTLAEVSEKSAKNIKSVIDISLEQVTQVVGKVDSFLLLSRTNLFKADFISKQCTTVRSHTDEIGVEVEKVKLGSQSISDESSKSMDLVSRLASSAEQNAAASEEVGKFTGEQSKAFSELTIAAQELAEMSDELKHSTDIAKSSEEVAAAAEELSSTIEELNASADEVLKAIDQMDIGTSEIFEEIAGITREFNIISDYLSNGQESWDIIMKLGKLVDDALEEIKALDHIVFINQLEESLNNNKPFMGQLDPTKCAFGAWYETYKPGTGKEEKAYEFIREPHNHVHLGAAEIVELMKSGKMQDAREVFSHKVKPSVDQFKGHFRDFRHGIELVVKGFVGSINNLREVHDEVALLNKSFGNIRKIVDTITNVAIQTNMLAVSGNIEAARSGEYGRGFSVVAADIRALANESADNADRMKDILDEMYERVVNFQNELAEITALIRVQIEKSQSAVDNLVNVVRIRKHLIDLREKCANYVESGAVKVETVRVACQQGLEAAENLKSLSDEAKTAADEQVKGLQEIAAASEEVASLADEMQVF; encoded by the coding sequence ATGAAAAAGCTCGCCAAACCATCCAGTCTGGAAGGTAGAACCGGGATAGTGAGAAAAGACGGTGAGGATCTTCTGAAAAGAAGGGATGATTCCAAAAGACAGGTCGCAGAGAAAGCAAGAGCAAGAACTCTTGCGAAACAACAGACAAATGCAGAAAGACTTGCAACAGCATCAGAAGAGATGGCTTCTGCGATAGAGCAGGCTTCCAGTGCTTCCGGTCAGCTCAATGCCTCTATGGACGAGGTTTCGGCTGCATCCAGTCAGGCAAGCACCAGTGCAGAAGGGATTAAAAACGATACTATCGCTCTGGAGATCGATGCAAAGAATGTTCTGACAACCTCTATAGAATACGAGAAGTCTACAGCCGAGCTTATAAGCAGGGTCGGAGCGACTGTTGATGCTGCAAACGACCTTAAAGAGAGCGTGCAGTCCACCACTGATAAAGTAGAGGAGTCAACTCAGCTTGTAGACCAGCTTAAAGAGAAGGCGGACTCTATCGGTCAGATTGTTCAGGTGGTAACAAAAATCGCCGACCAGACCAACCTCCTTGCTCTGAACGCAGCTATAGAGGCGGCAAGAGCAGGCGAGCACGGTAAGGGCTTTGCTGTTGTTGCCGATGAGGTGCGAACCCTTGCGGAAGTGTCTGAAAAATCAGCAAAAAATATAAAAAGTGTAATTGATATCTCACTAGAGCAGGTAACTCAGGTTGTGGGAAAAGTGGACAGTTTTCTACTGCTCTCCCGCACAAATCTTTTTAAGGCGGACTTTATAAGTAAGCAATGTACAACTGTCCGCAGCCATACAGACGAGATAGGTGTGGAGGTTGAGAAGGTTAAGCTTGGGTCACAGAGTATCAGTGACGAGTCGAGCAAATCTATGGATCTTGTGAGCAGACTCGCCTCATCCGCAGAGCAGAATGCAGCCGCTTCAGAGGAAGTGGGGAAATTTACAGGGGAACAGTCAAAAGCATTTAGCGAGCTAACCATTGCCGCGCAGGAGCTTGCGGAGATGTCTGATGAACTGAAGCACTCTACTGATATTGCAAAATCATCAGAAGAAGTTGCAGCGGCAGCGGAAGAACTCTCCAGCACTATAGAAGAGCTGAATGCATCTGCTGATGAAGTTTTGAAAGCTATAGACCAGATGGACATAGGTACAAGCGAAATATTCGAAGAGATAGCCGGTATCACAAGAGAGTTTAATATAATTTCTGATTATCTCAGTAACGGACAGGAGAGCTGGGACATTATCATGAAACTCGGTAAGCTTGTTGATGATGCTCTGGAAGAGATAAAGGCGCTTGACCACATTGTTTTTATAAATCAGCTTGAAGAATCACTGAATAATAATAAGCCTTTTATGGGACAGCTTGACCCTACAAAGTGTGCTTTTGGGGCATGGTATGAGACCTATAAGCCGGGCACGGGGAAAGAGGAGAAAGCTTATGAATTTATCAGGGAACCTCACAACCATGTACACCTTGGTGCGGCTGAAATAGTTGAACTGATGAAAAGCGGGAAGATGCAGGACGCTAGAGAGGTTTTCTCTCATAAAGTTAAGCCGTCTGTTGATCAGTTTAAGGGGCATTTCAGAGACTTCAGGCACGGCATAGAGCTTGTTGTGAAAGGGTTTGTAGGTTCAATAAATAACCTGCGTGAAGTGCATGACGAAGTGGCTCTCCTCAATAAATCTTTTGGCAATATAAGAAAGATTGTTGACACAATCACAAACGTAGCGATACAGACGAACATGCTTGCAGTTAGTGGTAATATAGAGGCGGCACGTTCCGGTGAATACGGCAGAGGCTTTTCTGTGGTGGCAGCGGATATACGCGCTCTTGCTAATGAGTCAGCGGATAATGCAGACAGGATGAAGGACATTCTGGATGAAATGTATGAGCGTGTGGTTAATTTTCAGAATGAACTTGCAGAGATAACAGCCCTTATCAGGGTGCAGATTGAGAAATCACAATCCGCAGTGGACAACCTTGTGAATGTTGTGAGAATACGTAAGCACCTTATTGATCTCCGTGAGAAATGCGCCAACTATGTTGAGTCTGGCGCTGTAAAAGTTGAAACTGTGAGGGTAGCGTGTCAGCAGGGGCTTGAAGCTGCTGAAAACCTTAAGTCACTTTCTGATGAAGCCAAAACCGCAGCAGATGAGCAGGTGAAAGGTCTTCAGGAGATAGCGGCAGCGTCTGAAGAGGTTGCGTCGCTGGCAGACGAAATGCAGGTTTTCTAA
- a CDS encoding response regulator, whose amino-acid sequence MKKILIVDDAITMRQLVAATLKASGYDVVDARDGVDALKKLDAEGRFNLIVSDVNMPNMDGITFLKEVKASSKHKFTPVIMLTTESQAGIKEEGRKAGAKAWIVKPFKPNDLLAVVKKIIG is encoded by the coding sequence ATGAAGAAGATTCTTATTGTTGATGATGCTATAACAATGAGACAGCTTGTGGCTGCCACACTGAAAGCTTCCGGCTATGACGTTGTGGACGCCAGAGACGGGGTTGATGCTTTGAAAAAACTGGATGCAGAGGGGAGATTTAACCTGATTGTTTCTGATGTGAATATGCCTAATATGGACGGCATCACTTTTCTTAAAGAGGTTAAAGCCAGCTCAAAGCATAAGTTTACCCCTGTTATCATGCTGACCACCGAATCTCAGGCGGGCATAAAAGAAGAAGGGAGAAAGGCAGGAGCAAAGGCATGGATTGTGAAACCCTTTAAACCGAACGATCTGCTTGCTGTCGTGAAAAAGATTATTGGGTGA